Proteins from a genomic interval of Euwallacea fornicatus isolate EFF26 chromosome 1, ASM4011564v1, whole genome shotgun sequence:
- the CSN7 gene encoding COP9 signalosome complex subunit 7b isoform X2 — translation MVVDKNTTSSNALEQFVILAKSAKGAACTELVKQALDAPGVYVFGELLDNANILELADTHTIYFNTLNLFAYGTYKDYLANWQEFIELSPAQTKKLQHLTIVTLATKSKCIAYELLLQELGIKNVRDLEDLIIEAIYADIIHGKLDQKNSQLEVDYAIGRDIRPEDINVIVNCLQDWCQACGKVLGCVEAQIRRADTEKNNAVLRQLDIEQEIINIKKTLKTQLQERSDGTDEVMVVDSREAAPSGDKGKKGPKASKGIKLLR, via the exons ATGGTAGTAGATAAAAATACAACATCCTCAAATGCGTTAGAACAGTTTGTCATATTGGCGAAATCGGCTAAAGGGGCTGCTTGTACTGAATTGGTTAAACAAGCCCTAGACGCTCCAGGAGTTTACGTTTTTGGAGAACTATTAGATAACGCTAATATATTGGAG CTTGCTGACACTCACACAATCTACTTCAATACTTTGAACTTATTTGCTTATGGAACATATAAGGACTACTTGGCCAATTGGCAAGAATTTATTGAGCTTTCCCCagcacaaacaaaaaaattgcaacattTGACTATTGTCACTCTAGCTACTAAATCGAAG TGTATAGCCTATGAATTACTTCTGCAAGAACTGGGAATAAAAAACGTCCGCGATTTAGAGGATCTCATTATCGAAGCCATCTATGCAG ATATTATCCATGGCAAACTCGACCAAAAAAACAGTCAATTAGAAGTGGATTATGCAATTGGACGTGACATTCGGCCTGAAGACATTAATGTCATTGTTAATTGCCTTCAGGACTGGTGTCAGGCATGCGGGAAAGTACTGGGTTGTGTGGAAGCTCAAATTCGCAGGGCTGatactgaaaaaaataatgcggTTTTGAGGCAGCTTGATATAGAGCAAGAG attataaatattaagaaGACTTTGAAAACACAGTTACAAGAAAGATCGGATGGGACAGATGAGGTCATGGTGGTTGATAGTCGGGAAGCAGCTCCGAGCGGGGATAAGGGCAAAAAAGGGCCGAAAGCCAGCAAAG GTATAAAACTTCTTCGTTGA
- the LOC136343118 gene encoding NECAP-like protein CG9132 has product METYESVLLVKPEVYVFNIPPRYSNRGYRAADWNLAEPQWTGRMRLISKGTELAIKLEDKNSGELFAKCPIEAYPGVAIESVSDSSRYFVLRIQDDNGRTAYIGLGFGDRSDSFDLNVALQDHFKWLKKEKQMSEEPNSGPSLDLGFKEGETIKINMKITKKDGGENSKAKSKVGNGGGLGFLPPPPSSGKLPAPPGSSPAGSPAHVPKPDATTGDSWGEFASAQTSGSAPPQTTTSNTNWVQF; this is encoded by the exons ATGGAGACTTATGAGAGTGTTTTATTAGTGAAACCTGAAGTTTACGTGTTCAATATTCCCCCGCGATACTCAAACCGTGGTTATCG TGCTGCAGATTGGAATTTAGCAGAGCCTCAGTGGACTGGTCGAATGCGCCTTATTTCAAAAGGTACAGAGTTGGCAATTAAACTAGAAGACAAAAACAGTGGAGAACTATTTGCCAAATGTCCTATCGAAGCTTATCCAGGTGTTGCTATTGAGTCAGTGTCAGATTCTTCCAGATATTTTGTGCTACGAATACAAGATGATAATG GTAGAACAGCTTACATAGGCCTAGGTTTTGGAGATAGATCTGATTCTTTTGATCTCAATGTGGCATTACAAGATCACTTCAAATGGCTTAAGAAAGAGAAGCAAATGAGCGAGGAACCTAACAGTGGTCCGTCATTAGATCTGGGTTTCAAAGAGGgagaaactattaaaattaacatgaaaattact AAAAAAGATGGGGGTGAAAATTCTAAAGCAAAGTCTAAAGTAGGAAATGGTGGGGGTCTGGGTTTCTTACCTCCACCACCAAGCAGCGGGAAACTGCCTGCCCCGCCAGGTAGTTCTCCTGCAGGGTCGCCAGCTCATGTACCGAAACCTGACGCGACAACAGGGGATTCTTGGGGTGAATTTGCCTCAGCTCAAACCAG TGGCTCTGCTCCTCCTCAGACAACAACTTCCAACACAAACTGGGTTCAGTTTTAG
- the CSN7 gene encoding COP9 signalosome complex subunit 7b isoform X1, whose translation MVVDKNTTSSNALEQFVILAKSAKGAACTELVKQALDAPGVYVFGELLDNANILELADTHTIYFNTLNLFAYGTYKDYLANWQEFIELSPAQTKKLQHLTIVTLATKSKCIAYELLLQELGIKNVRDLEDLIIEAIYADIIHGKLDQKNSQLEVDYAIGRDIRPEDINVIVNCLQDWCQACGKVLGCVEAQIRRADTEKNNAVLRQLDIEQEIINIKKTLKTQLQERSDGTDEVMVVDSREAAPSGDKGKKGPKASKGKHTTKFWSKS comes from the exons ATGGTAGTAGATAAAAATACAACATCCTCAAATGCGTTAGAACAGTTTGTCATATTGGCGAAATCGGCTAAAGGGGCTGCTTGTACTGAATTGGTTAAACAAGCCCTAGACGCTCCAGGAGTTTACGTTTTTGGAGAACTATTAGATAACGCTAATATATTGGAG CTTGCTGACACTCACACAATCTACTTCAATACTTTGAACTTATTTGCTTATGGAACATATAAGGACTACTTGGCCAATTGGCAAGAATTTATTGAGCTTTCCCCagcacaaacaaaaaaattgcaacattTGACTATTGTCACTCTAGCTACTAAATCGAAG TGTATAGCCTATGAATTACTTCTGCAAGAACTGGGAATAAAAAACGTCCGCGATTTAGAGGATCTCATTATCGAAGCCATCTATGCAG ATATTATCCATGGCAAACTCGACCAAAAAAACAGTCAATTAGAAGTGGATTATGCAATTGGACGTGACATTCGGCCTGAAGACATTAATGTCATTGTTAATTGCCTTCAGGACTGGTGTCAGGCATGCGGGAAAGTACTGGGTTGTGTGGAAGCTCAAATTCGCAGGGCTGatactgaaaaaaataatgcggTTTTGAGGCAGCTTGATATAGAGCAAGAG attataaatattaagaaGACTTTGAAAACACAGTTACAAGAAAGATCGGATGGGACAGATGAGGTCATGGTGGTTGATAGTCGGGAAGCAGCTCCGAGCGGGGATAAGGGCAAAAAAGGGCCGAAAGCCAGCAAAGGTAAACATACCACAAAGTTTTGgtcaaaatcgtaa